The proteins below are encoded in one region of Coturnix japonica isolate 7356 chromosome 10, Coturnix japonica 2.1, whole genome shotgun sequence:
- the FAM214A gene encoding protein FAM214A isoform X1 has translation MEGYGGVQLESDLPVLNCSDCHMGVMPAQRDTLDEYFEYEAEEFLVSLALLITEGRTPEHSIKGRTEGFHCPPAQSSQPPTTKHECSDKLAQCRQARRTRSEVMLLWKNNIPIMVEVMLLPDCCYSDEGPNTEGNDLNDPAIKQDALLLERWILEPVPRQSGDRFIEEKTLLLAVRSFVFFSQLSAWLSVSHGAVPRNILYRVSAADVDLQWTFSQTPTEHVFPVPNVSHNVALKVSVQSLPRQSNYPVLTCSIHTNLSYYEKQMKERKLYQHSESSTAEFCSTFSPQCIRGKQAWTMIPEGLLNVKKTPEFTSSLRNLKLYPSTGLGSDFAASQSKVQCYNAAADSKTQAHETAVRTFKSLSLVDSRVSNGHCSHQSTGETNPLIGSLLQERQEVIARIAQHLIHCDPATSSVVAGRPFNMHETSTATPKAFRSTYEDESLLRKGRETSPVPAVNSDNAKEEDVGEGKTRAIPEIPRLDPRAPVNHCGRPSAGEGNPLIDSLLQERRDVIARIAQHLIRCDPATSHVNGRPFNVHEPSPVSSKVFRSTYEDENLLKRVKQPSSVSFAKSCFSLPEDSSKSKLKTPDTPSSPRLDGESKASLKLQARRRLVLAKPSDAVQNAFHQISNKTSHSFTNMHTSSSCVKENKSELPDKLEMMQSDCMQKDQTANRIKQCSNFSSTDEQICTNKLKERTVVSETNNNTGTLNNLQIDKCRILEGTKKATVMQASDSLHKNELKCSDRDSKKQSIYEQNTQLISIENYLNKDHDNFKNKNRQDKIKAAHDENEEPVGLDFQSTSQKKPTDDGSIRCERLKNPDVQKAPSLKHTNIWRKHNFRSLDGTSTKAFHPRTGLPLLSSPVPQRKTQSGCFDLDSSLLQLKCLSARSPQRCINRESDPESHGKPFLSSSAPPVTSLSLLGNFEESVLNFRLDPLGIVEGFTAEVGASGIFCPTHMTLPVEVSFYSVSDDNAPSPYMGVITLESLGKRGYRVPPSGTIQVTLFNPNKTVVKMFVVIYDLREMPANHQTFLRQRTFSVPVRREVKRTVNKENSQQTEERLLRYLIHLRFQSSKSGKIYLHRDVRLLFSRKSMEVDSGAAYELKSYTESPTNPQFSPRC, from the exons ATACTTTAGATGAGTACTTTGAGTATGAAGCTGAGGAGTTCCTGGTCTCCTTGGCCTTGCTGATCACCGAGGGTCGGACGCCTGAACACTCGATaaagggcagaacagagggcTTTCATTGTCCTCCAGCACAGTCAAGTCAGCCACCAACAACTAAGCATGAATGCAGTGACAAGCTGGCTCAG TGTCGTCAAGCCAGGAGAACCAGATCTGAGGTTATGCTACTGTGGAAAAACAATATTCCAATCATGGTTGAAGTGATGTTACTTCCAGACTGTTGCTATAGTGATGAAGGGCCTAACACGGAGGGGAATGATTTAAATGATCCTGCAATCAAACAAGATGCATTGTTGTTAGAAAGGTGGATTTTGGAACCAGTTCCTCGACA AAGCGGAGATCGATTCATTGAAGAGAAGACTCTTTTATTGGCTGTTcgctcttttgttttcttctcccagctgaGCGCGTGGCTGAGTGTTTCACACGGTGCTGTTCCCCGTAACATTCTGTACAG GGTGAGTGCTGCAGATGTGGACCTGCAATGGACATTCTCCCAGACGCCAACAGAGCACGTCTTTCCTGTTCCTAATGTTTCTCACAATGTGGCCTTGAAAGTCAGTGTTCAGTCCTTACCCAGACAATCGAATTACCCAGTTTTGACCTGTAGTATTCACACCAACCTTAGCtattatgaaaagcaaatgaaagagcGTAAGTTATATCAGCACAGTGAATCCAGCACAGCAGAGTTTTGCAGTACCTTCAGTCCACAGTGCATCCGTGGGAAACAAGCGTGGACCATGATACCTGAAGGCCTACTTAATGTAAAAAAGACACCTGAATTTACTTCATCTCTCAGAAATTTAAAGCTTTATCCATCTACTGGTCTTGGATCTGATTTTGCAGCATCACAGTCTAAAGTTCAGTGCTATAATGCTGCAGCCGACAGTAAGACACAAGCTCATGAAACAGCTGTTAGAACTTTTAAATCACTTTCGTTGGTTGATTCCCGTGTTTCGAATGGTCATTGCTCTCATCAGTCCACAGGAGAAACCAATCCTTTGATAGGCTCCTTACTTCAGGAGCGACAAGAAGTCATTGCAAGAATTGCTCAACACTTGATTCACTGTGATCCAGCTACTTCCTCAGTTGTTGCTGGACGCCCCTTCAACATGCATGAAACCAGCACAGCTACACCAAAAGCATTTCGGAGTACTTATGAAGATGAAAGCTTGCTGAGGAAAGGCAGGGAAACCTCACCTGTTCCTGCTGTCAATTCAGATAATGCAAAGGAAGAAGATGTTGGTGAAGGCAAAACTAGAGCAATACCAGAAATCCCACGGCTCGATCCCCGTGCTCCAGTGAACCACTGTGGCCGTCCATCTGCAGGAGAAGGCAACCCTCTCATTGACTCTCTGCTCCAGGAGCGGCGGGATGTTATAGCAAGGATTGCCCAGCACTTAATTCGTTGTGATCCAGCTACTTCTCATGTCAATGGTCGTCCATTCAATGTACACGAGCCTAGCCCAGTTTCTTCAAAAGTTTTCCGAAGTACGTATGAGGATGAAAATTTGCTGAAGAGAGTCAAGCAaccatcttctgtttcttttgctaaatcctgtttttctttgccaGAAGACAGCAGTAAATCAAAGTTGAAAACGCCTGATACTCCTAGCAGTCCTCGGCTTGATGGTGAATCAAAGGCTTCTCTGAAACTTCAAGCGAGAAGAAGATTGGTGTTAGCAAAACCTAGTGATGCTgtccaaaatgcttttcatcaGATTTCAAATAAGACTTCTCATTCATTTACAAACATGCACACATCGTCATCGtgtgttaaagaaaataaatctgaactGCCGGATAAATTGGAAATGATGCAGTCTGATTGTATGCAGAAAGACCAGACAGCCAATAGAATTAAACAGTGTTCAAATTTTAGCAGCACTGATGAACAGATTTGCacaaataaactgaaagaaagaacagttgTCAGTGAGACCAACAACAACACAGGCACTTTGAACAATTTGCAGATAGATAAATGCAGAATACTTGAAGGtacaaaaaaagcaactgtGATGCAGGCATCTGACTCTTTGCACAAGAATGAACTCAAATGTTCAGACAGAGactcaaaaaaacaaagtatttatgAGCAGAATACCCAGCTTATTAGTATTgagaattatttaaataaagaccACGacaacttcaaaaataaaaatagacaagataaaataaaagctgcacaTGATGAGAATGAGGAGCCAGTAGGCCTTGATTTCCAAAGCACTTCTCAGAAGAAGCCTACAGATGATGGCTCTATTAGGTGTGAGCGGCTGAAGAACCCAGACGTGCAG AAAGCACCATCTctaaaacacacaaatatatgGCGGAAACACAATTTTCGGTCCTTGGATGGAACTTCAACCAAGGCTTTTCATCCCCGAACTGGATTGCCTCTGCTTTCAAGTCCT GTTcctcagaggaaaacacaatCTGGGTGCTTTGATCTGGATTcgtcactgctgcagctgaaatgtttgTCAGCAAGAAG CCCACAACGATGTATAAACAGAGAGAGTGATCCAGAGAGCCATGGGAAACCATTTCTAAGTTCTAGTGCTCCACCAGTAACAAGTCTTAGCCTTCTGGGAAACTTTGAG gAGTCTGTCTTGAACTTTCGCTTGGACCCACTAGGCATCGTCGAGGGCTTCACAGCAGAAGTGGGAGCAAGTGGAATCTTCTGTCCCACTCACATGACTCTGCCAGTTGAAGTCTCATTCTACAGCGTTTCAGATGATAATGCGCCTTCTCCTTACATG ggtGTAATTACTTTAGAGTCCCTTGGTAAAAGGGGTTATCGGGTACCGCCTTCAGGAACGATACAAGTG ACCTTATTTAACCCTAACAAAACTGTGGTGAAGATGTTTGTGGTGATCTATGACTTAAGAGAGATGCCAGCTAATCATCAGACATTCCTACGGCAAAGAACTTTCTCTGTTCCTGTCAGACGAGAAGTCAAGCGGACTGTcaataaagaaaacagccaaCAGACCGAAGAAAGGCTGCTACGCTACCTCATCCATCTGAg GTTCCAGAGTTCTAAATCTGGAAAGATCTACCTCCACCGAGACGTCAGGCTCCTGTTCTCTCGGAAGTCCATGGAAGTCGATAGCGGCGCTGCATATGAACTCAAATCTTACACTGAATCTCCAACCAATCCTCAGTTCTCCCCGCGATGTTAG
- the FAM214A gene encoding protein FAM214A isoform X4, with the protein MKSERDTLDEYFEYEAEEFLVSLALLITEGRTPEHSIKGRTEGFHCPPAQSSQPPTTKHECSDKLAQCRQARRTRSEVMLLWKNNIPIMVEVMLLPDCCYSDEGPNTEGNDLNDPAIKQDALLLERWILEPVPRQSGDRFIEEKTLLLAVRSFVFFSQLSAWLSVSHGAVPRNILYRVSAADVDLQWTFSQTPTEHVFPVPNVSHNVALKVSVQSLPRQSNYPVLTCSIHTNLSYYEKQMKERKLYQHSESSTAEFCSTFSPQCIRGKQAWTMIPEGLLNVKKTPEFTSSLRNLKLYPSTGLGSDFAASQSKVQCYNAAADSKTQAHETAVRTFKSLSLVDSRVSNGHCSHQSTGETNPLIGSLLQERQEVIARIAQHLIHCDPATSSVVAGRPFNMHETSTATPKAFRSTYEDESLLRKGRETSPVPAVNSDNAKEEDVGEGKTRAIPEIPRLDPRAPVNHCGRPSAGEGNPLIDSLLQERRDVIARIAQHLIRCDPATSHVNGRPFNVHEPSPVSSKVFRSTYEDENLLKRVKQPSSVSFAKSCFSLPEDSSKSKLKTPDTPSSPRLDGESKASLKLQARRRLVLAKPSDAVQNAFHQISNKTSHSFTNMHTSSSCVKENKSELPDKLEMMQSDCMQKDQTANRIKQCSNFSSTDEQICTNKLKERTVVSETNNNTGTLNNLQIDKCRILEGTKKATVMQASDSLHKNELKCSDRDSKKQSIYEQNTQLISIENYLNKDHDNFKNKNRQDKIKAAHDENEEPVGLDFQSTSQKKPTDDGSIRCERLKNPDVQKAPSLKHTNIWRKHNFRSLDGTSTKAFHPRTGLPLLSSPVPQRKTQSGCFDLDSSLLQLKCLSARSPQRCINRESDPESHGKPFLSSSAPPVTSLSLLGNFEESVLNFRLDPLGIVEGFTAEVGASGIFCPTHMTLPVEVSFYSVSDDNAPSPYMGVITLESLGKRGYRVPPSGTIQVTLFNPNKTVVKMFVVIYDLREMPANHQTFLRQRTFSVPVRREVKRTVNKENSQQTEERLLRYLIHLRFQSSKSGKIYLHRDVRLLFSRKSMEVDSGAAYELKSYTESPTNPQFSPRC; encoded by the exons ATACTTTAGATGAGTACTTTGAGTATGAAGCTGAGGAGTTCCTGGTCTCCTTGGCCTTGCTGATCACCGAGGGTCGGACGCCTGAACACTCGATaaagggcagaacagagggcTTTCATTGTCCTCCAGCACAGTCAAGTCAGCCACCAACAACTAAGCATGAATGCAGTGACAAGCTGGCTCAG TGTCGTCAAGCCAGGAGAACCAGATCTGAGGTTATGCTACTGTGGAAAAACAATATTCCAATCATGGTTGAAGTGATGTTACTTCCAGACTGTTGCTATAGTGATGAAGGGCCTAACACGGAGGGGAATGATTTAAATGATCCTGCAATCAAACAAGATGCATTGTTGTTAGAAAGGTGGATTTTGGAACCAGTTCCTCGACA AAGCGGAGATCGATTCATTGAAGAGAAGACTCTTTTATTGGCTGTTcgctcttttgttttcttctcccagctgaGCGCGTGGCTGAGTGTTTCACACGGTGCTGTTCCCCGTAACATTCTGTACAG GGTGAGTGCTGCAGATGTGGACCTGCAATGGACATTCTCCCAGACGCCAACAGAGCACGTCTTTCCTGTTCCTAATGTTTCTCACAATGTGGCCTTGAAAGTCAGTGTTCAGTCCTTACCCAGACAATCGAATTACCCAGTTTTGACCTGTAGTATTCACACCAACCTTAGCtattatgaaaagcaaatgaaagagcGTAAGTTATATCAGCACAGTGAATCCAGCACAGCAGAGTTTTGCAGTACCTTCAGTCCACAGTGCATCCGTGGGAAACAAGCGTGGACCATGATACCTGAAGGCCTACTTAATGTAAAAAAGACACCTGAATTTACTTCATCTCTCAGAAATTTAAAGCTTTATCCATCTACTGGTCTTGGATCTGATTTTGCAGCATCACAGTCTAAAGTTCAGTGCTATAATGCTGCAGCCGACAGTAAGACACAAGCTCATGAAACAGCTGTTAGAACTTTTAAATCACTTTCGTTGGTTGATTCCCGTGTTTCGAATGGTCATTGCTCTCATCAGTCCACAGGAGAAACCAATCCTTTGATAGGCTCCTTACTTCAGGAGCGACAAGAAGTCATTGCAAGAATTGCTCAACACTTGATTCACTGTGATCCAGCTACTTCCTCAGTTGTTGCTGGACGCCCCTTCAACATGCATGAAACCAGCACAGCTACACCAAAAGCATTTCGGAGTACTTATGAAGATGAAAGCTTGCTGAGGAAAGGCAGGGAAACCTCACCTGTTCCTGCTGTCAATTCAGATAATGCAAAGGAAGAAGATGTTGGTGAAGGCAAAACTAGAGCAATACCAGAAATCCCACGGCTCGATCCCCGTGCTCCAGTGAACCACTGTGGCCGTCCATCTGCAGGAGAAGGCAACCCTCTCATTGACTCTCTGCTCCAGGAGCGGCGGGATGTTATAGCAAGGATTGCCCAGCACTTAATTCGTTGTGATCCAGCTACTTCTCATGTCAATGGTCGTCCATTCAATGTACACGAGCCTAGCCCAGTTTCTTCAAAAGTTTTCCGAAGTACGTATGAGGATGAAAATTTGCTGAAGAGAGTCAAGCAaccatcttctgtttcttttgctaaatcctgtttttctttgccaGAAGACAGCAGTAAATCAAAGTTGAAAACGCCTGATACTCCTAGCAGTCCTCGGCTTGATGGTGAATCAAAGGCTTCTCTGAAACTTCAAGCGAGAAGAAGATTGGTGTTAGCAAAACCTAGTGATGCTgtccaaaatgcttttcatcaGATTTCAAATAAGACTTCTCATTCATTTACAAACATGCACACATCGTCATCGtgtgttaaagaaaataaatctgaactGCCGGATAAATTGGAAATGATGCAGTCTGATTGTATGCAGAAAGACCAGACAGCCAATAGAATTAAACAGTGTTCAAATTTTAGCAGCACTGATGAACAGATTTGCacaaataaactgaaagaaagaacagttgTCAGTGAGACCAACAACAACACAGGCACTTTGAACAATTTGCAGATAGATAAATGCAGAATACTTGAAGGtacaaaaaaagcaactgtGATGCAGGCATCTGACTCTTTGCACAAGAATGAACTCAAATGTTCAGACAGAGactcaaaaaaacaaagtatttatgAGCAGAATACCCAGCTTATTAGTATTgagaattatttaaataaagaccACGacaacttcaaaaataaaaatagacaagataaaataaaagctgcacaTGATGAGAATGAGGAGCCAGTAGGCCTTGATTTCCAAAGCACTTCTCAGAAGAAGCCTACAGATGATGGCTCTATTAGGTGTGAGCGGCTGAAGAACCCAGACGTGCAG AAAGCACCATCTctaaaacacacaaatatatgGCGGAAACACAATTTTCGGTCCTTGGATGGAACTTCAACCAAGGCTTTTCATCCCCGAACTGGATTGCCTCTGCTTTCAAGTCCT GTTcctcagaggaaaacacaatCTGGGTGCTTTGATCTGGATTcgtcactgctgcagctgaaatgtttgTCAGCAAGAAG CCCACAACGATGTATAAACAGAGAGAGTGATCCAGAGAGCCATGGGAAACCATTTCTAAGTTCTAGTGCTCCACCAGTAACAAGTCTTAGCCTTCTGGGAAACTTTGAG gAGTCTGTCTTGAACTTTCGCTTGGACCCACTAGGCATCGTCGAGGGCTTCACAGCAGAAGTGGGAGCAAGTGGAATCTTCTGTCCCACTCACATGACTCTGCCAGTTGAAGTCTCATTCTACAGCGTTTCAGATGATAATGCGCCTTCTCCTTACATG ggtGTAATTACTTTAGAGTCCCTTGGTAAAAGGGGTTATCGGGTACCGCCTTCAGGAACGATACAAGTG ACCTTATTTAACCCTAACAAAACTGTGGTGAAGATGTTTGTGGTGATCTATGACTTAAGAGAGATGCCAGCTAATCATCAGACATTCCTACGGCAAAGAACTTTCTCTGTTCCTGTCAGACGAGAAGTCAAGCGGACTGTcaataaagaaaacagccaaCAGACCGAAGAAAGGCTGCTACGCTACCTCATCCATCTGAg GTTCCAGAGTTCTAAATCTGGAAAGATCTACCTCCACCGAGACGTCAGGCTCCTGTTCTCTCGGAAGTCCATGGAAGTCGATAGCGGCGCTGCATATGAACTCAAATCTTACACTGAATCTCCAACCAATCCTCAGTTCTCCCCGCGATGTTAG
- the FAM214A gene encoding protein FAM214A isoform X5 gives MDTLDEYFEYEAEEFLVSLALLITEGRTPEHSIKGRTEGFHCPPAQSSQPPTTKHECSDKLAQCRQARRTRSEVMLLWKNNIPIMVEVMLLPDCCYSDEGPNTEGNDLNDPAIKQDALLLERWILEPVPRQSGDRFIEEKTLLLAVRSFVFFSQLSAWLSVSHGAVPRNILYRVSAADVDLQWTFSQTPTEHVFPVPNVSHNVALKVSVQSLPRQSNYPVLTCSIHTNLSYYEKQMKERKLYQHSESSTAEFCSTFSPQCIRGKQAWTMIPEGLLNVKKTPEFTSSLRNLKLYPSTGLGSDFAASQSKVQCYNAAADSKTQAHETAVRTFKSLSLVDSRVSNGHCSHQSTGETNPLIGSLLQERQEVIARIAQHLIHCDPATSSVVAGRPFNMHETSTATPKAFRSTYEDESLLRKGRETSPVPAVNSDNAKEEDVGEGKTRAIPEIPRLDPRAPVNHCGRPSAGEGNPLIDSLLQERRDVIARIAQHLIRCDPATSHVNGRPFNVHEPSPVSSKVFRSTYEDENLLKRVKQPSSVSFAKSCFSLPEDSSKSKLKTPDTPSSPRLDGESKASLKLQARRRLVLAKPSDAVQNAFHQISNKTSHSFTNMHTSSSCVKENKSELPDKLEMMQSDCMQKDQTANRIKQCSNFSSTDEQICTNKLKERTVVSETNNNTGTLNNLQIDKCRILEGTKKATVMQASDSLHKNELKCSDRDSKKQSIYEQNTQLISIENYLNKDHDNFKNKNRQDKIKAAHDENEEPVGLDFQSTSQKKPTDDGSIRCERLKNPDVQKAPSLKHTNIWRKHNFRSLDGTSTKAFHPRTGLPLLSSPVPQRKTQSGCFDLDSSLLQLKCLSARSPQRCINRESDPESHGKPFLSSSAPPVTSLSLLGNFEESVLNFRLDPLGIVEGFTAEVGASGIFCPTHMTLPVEVSFYSVSDDNAPSPYMGVITLESLGKRGYRVPPSGTIQVTLFNPNKTVVKMFVVIYDLREMPANHQTFLRQRTFSVPVRREVKRTVNKENSQQTEERLLRYLIHLRFQSSKSGKIYLHRDVRLLFSRKSMEVDSGAAYELKSYTESPTNPQFSPRC, from the exons ATACTTTAGATGAGTACTTTGAGTATGAAGCTGAGGAGTTCCTGGTCTCCTTGGCCTTGCTGATCACCGAGGGTCGGACGCCTGAACACTCGATaaagggcagaacagagggcTTTCATTGTCCTCCAGCACAGTCAAGTCAGCCACCAACAACTAAGCATGAATGCAGTGACAAGCTGGCTCAG TGTCGTCAAGCCAGGAGAACCAGATCTGAGGTTATGCTACTGTGGAAAAACAATATTCCAATCATGGTTGAAGTGATGTTACTTCCAGACTGTTGCTATAGTGATGAAGGGCCTAACACGGAGGGGAATGATTTAAATGATCCTGCAATCAAACAAGATGCATTGTTGTTAGAAAGGTGGATTTTGGAACCAGTTCCTCGACA AAGCGGAGATCGATTCATTGAAGAGAAGACTCTTTTATTGGCTGTTcgctcttttgttttcttctcccagctgaGCGCGTGGCTGAGTGTTTCACACGGTGCTGTTCCCCGTAACATTCTGTACAG GGTGAGTGCTGCAGATGTGGACCTGCAATGGACATTCTCCCAGACGCCAACAGAGCACGTCTTTCCTGTTCCTAATGTTTCTCACAATGTGGCCTTGAAAGTCAGTGTTCAGTCCTTACCCAGACAATCGAATTACCCAGTTTTGACCTGTAGTATTCACACCAACCTTAGCtattatgaaaagcaaatgaaagagcGTAAGTTATATCAGCACAGTGAATCCAGCACAGCAGAGTTTTGCAGTACCTTCAGTCCACAGTGCATCCGTGGGAAACAAGCGTGGACCATGATACCTGAAGGCCTACTTAATGTAAAAAAGACACCTGAATTTACTTCATCTCTCAGAAATTTAAAGCTTTATCCATCTACTGGTCTTGGATCTGATTTTGCAGCATCACAGTCTAAAGTTCAGTGCTATAATGCTGCAGCCGACAGTAAGACACAAGCTCATGAAACAGCTGTTAGAACTTTTAAATCACTTTCGTTGGTTGATTCCCGTGTTTCGAATGGTCATTGCTCTCATCAGTCCACAGGAGAAACCAATCCTTTGATAGGCTCCTTACTTCAGGAGCGACAAGAAGTCATTGCAAGAATTGCTCAACACTTGATTCACTGTGATCCAGCTACTTCCTCAGTTGTTGCTGGACGCCCCTTCAACATGCATGAAACCAGCACAGCTACACCAAAAGCATTTCGGAGTACTTATGAAGATGAAAGCTTGCTGAGGAAAGGCAGGGAAACCTCACCTGTTCCTGCTGTCAATTCAGATAATGCAAAGGAAGAAGATGTTGGTGAAGGCAAAACTAGAGCAATACCAGAAATCCCACGGCTCGATCCCCGTGCTCCAGTGAACCACTGTGGCCGTCCATCTGCAGGAGAAGGCAACCCTCTCATTGACTCTCTGCTCCAGGAGCGGCGGGATGTTATAGCAAGGATTGCCCAGCACTTAATTCGTTGTGATCCAGCTACTTCTCATGTCAATGGTCGTCCATTCAATGTACACGAGCCTAGCCCAGTTTCTTCAAAAGTTTTCCGAAGTACGTATGAGGATGAAAATTTGCTGAAGAGAGTCAAGCAaccatcttctgtttcttttgctaaatcctgtttttctttgccaGAAGACAGCAGTAAATCAAAGTTGAAAACGCCTGATACTCCTAGCAGTCCTCGGCTTGATGGTGAATCAAAGGCTTCTCTGAAACTTCAAGCGAGAAGAAGATTGGTGTTAGCAAAACCTAGTGATGCTgtccaaaatgcttttcatcaGATTTCAAATAAGACTTCTCATTCATTTACAAACATGCACACATCGTCATCGtgtgttaaagaaaataaatctgaactGCCGGATAAATTGGAAATGATGCAGTCTGATTGTATGCAGAAAGACCAGACAGCCAATAGAATTAAACAGTGTTCAAATTTTAGCAGCACTGATGAACAGATTTGCacaaataaactgaaagaaagaacagttgTCAGTGAGACCAACAACAACACAGGCACTTTGAACAATTTGCAGATAGATAAATGCAGAATACTTGAAGGtacaaaaaaagcaactgtGATGCAGGCATCTGACTCTTTGCACAAGAATGAACTCAAATGTTCAGACAGAGactcaaaaaaacaaagtatttatgAGCAGAATACCCAGCTTATTAGTATTgagaattatttaaataaagaccACGacaacttcaaaaataaaaatagacaagataaaataaaagctgcacaTGATGAGAATGAGGAGCCAGTAGGCCTTGATTTCCAAAGCACTTCTCAGAAGAAGCCTACAGATGATGGCTCTATTAGGTGTGAGCGGCTGAAGAACCCAGACGTGCAG AAAGCACCATCTctaaaacacacaaatatatgGCGGAAACACAATTTTCGGTCCTTGGATGGAACTTCAACCAAGGCTTTTCATCCCCGAACTGGATTGCCTCTGCTTTCAAGTCCT GTTcctcagaggaaaacacaatCTGGGTGCTTTGATCTGGATTcgtcactgctgcagctgaaatgtttgTCAGCAAGAAG CCCACAACGATGTATAAACAGAGAGAGTGATCCAGAGAGCCATGGGAAACCATTTCTAAGTTCTAGTGCTCCACCAGTAACAAGTCTTAGCCTTCTGGGAAACTTTGAG gAGTCTGTCTTGAACTTTCGCTTGGACCCACTAGGCATCGTCGAGGGCTTCACAGCAGAAGTGGGAGCAAGTGGAATCTTCTGTCCCACTCACATGACTCTGCCAGTTGAAGTCTCATTCTACAGCGTTTCAGATGATAATGCGCCTTCTCCTTACATG ggtGTAATTACTTTAGAGTCCCTTGGTAAAAGGGGTTATCGGGTACCGCCTTCAGGAACGATACAAGTG ACCTTATTTAACCCTAACAAAACTGTGGTGAAGATGTTTGTGGTGATCTATGACTTAAGAGAGATGCCAGCTAATCATCAGACATTCCTACGGCAAAGAACTTTCTCTGTTCCTGTCAGACGAGAAGTCAAGCGGACTGTcaataaagaaaacagccaaCAGACCGAAGAAAGGCTGCTACGCTACCTCATCCATCTGAg GTTCCAGAGTTCTAAATCTGGAAAGATCTACCTCCACCGAGACGTCAGGCTCCTGTTCTCTCGGAAGTCCATGGAAGTCGATAGCGGCGCTGCATATGAACTCAAATCTTACACTGAATCTCCAACCAATCCTCAGTTCTCCCCGCGATGTTAG